The nucleotide window CTTGGCTCACATGCGGTACTACAACTTTCATAACTCCGTGACTTCGTCCTTGTGAGTTACTGCTGAACctgaaacaacacaaaagaCAAAAGTTAGTATAAAGCATAAAAGGACAACGCACAAAAGCAGACCACACATGTAACAAAAGCAATACGCACATGTAACTAAAGCAAATACCCAATACACACATTAAAACCTTACTATCATCCTAACATCTCAGCCATAAGTTTGAGTTTTAGAGATGACTCCATCTCAGAGAGTGGATCTCTCTTGGCAAGTAAACGATCCAGAATTTTCTGCTTTTGGAGTTTATCCTTCATCTCTAATATGGCCTGTAGCTGTGACATCTCTTCTTCCGTGtcattcttcttcctcttcccaGCAGCTTTAGCAGCTTTGACACCCATTGGTCTAGCCTCAGGTTCTCTAACTTCATCTTCTCTATCAACGTCCACCACATGTTTTCGCTTGTCCTTCCCACCGTCTTTAGAAACATAGGTTGagcaccatttctggtcattcCTCAGCTCCCTCCACCCATGTTCGAGATTGAACTTGTAACCGTAAGCATCACAGAAATTGTCGAGGGCagctttcatcacatcatcatcattttggcCACTTCTCTGCTCCCTCAAAGCCACATCATAGCATCCTACGAATTTACTCACTTGCTCGTTAATCCTAGCCCACCTCTGCTTGCACTGGCGAAGCTCTCTAGGTAATGTCCCAACAAGGAGAGGGCTTGCGTTGTAGTAGTCCAAAATCCTCTTCCAGAAATTTTGGGCTTTCTGGTCATTGCTGACTACAGCGTCTTTGCTGGTGTTAAGCCACAcactaatcaaaattttatccTCTCTAGGGGACCATTTCCTCCTCTCCTTGATAGTGGGCTCGACACCATACTCGACAGGAGACTCACCAGGACCTTGACTACCGAACCAAGCAGGTTCGGATGACTCAAGGTCAACTGAACATTGACTATACAAAAGATTAACATACCCAGTTGTATCATTCATGTTTAGAGGATGGTCTACGTCACTCTATTAGCAACACAGGCCCTTAAGTAAGCGAAGTAGatgtaaaaaacatttatgttcGGAGTACTTTGGCAGATAGAAAGTAAACTAGCATTTAAGCACCAATCAAATCATCATAATAAGTTCTCTACTGCTAACTTTTAAAACCTATCAAATCTAAGGAGTTAGGAAGCAAACTACCATTAAATCAtcctaatatgtttttttattcaaaGACAATATCTAAACTATATGCAAACTAAAAAAACAGTGAACTGCTGGTTTTTATTAAGCAGCAGCAAGATCGTACCTGGCAAGACAATCTCGAGTTGAGACGTTGTGGCTTAAATCCTCTAAAGCTCTTCCTGAAAACACATAACAGAAAAGAGTTAcaagtattttttattcaaataaattacCTAAACTAAGGATAGTAACTTACCAGCACAAAATCAAGACCGTTATTACCATGACCAGTAGACAAACTCCCTTTGCAACCCTTGAATTCTTCTTACGTAACAAACCAACGGTCTTCTCTAGCTTTGCTACCTTCTGGTCAGTCTCAAAGAATTGATCCTTGAGCAGCCTGATTTTTCTCTGAGCGTCACGCATCTCCTCCATGATAGCCACATCCCACCACTTCCAAATGTGACAGTCTCCATCGTCAACGTTGACGCACGAGAAGTACCTTCTGCCTGGATCTCTAGGAGTGTACGAAGTTTCAACAACTGGCTCAGCACCACAATAGCATGTCGTCGGGATGCCTTCATCTGCCTCAGGTTGCAGTGGGTACTGAACCGGCTCTTCAATTGTGTAGGTACTCTCAGCTTCATCCGCGTAGGCTTCAGCTTCTGCTAAGAGTAGGGAGGTCGTGTCAAACTCCGAAGATGAAGAAGGCTGGCTGTAGCTATAGTCTTGTCCCATGGTTGGTTGACCtgaaaaaatagataatttgtAAGCAAAGAAGAAGGATTATTAAAGAGCAATAAGACTACAGAGCAACGAAACAGAATAACGAGAACGAG belongs to Brassica oleracea var. oleracea cultivar TO1000 unplaced genomic scaffold, BOL UnpScaffold01210, whole genome shotgun sequence and includes:
- the LOC106321078 gene encoding uncharacterized protein LOC106321078, with translation MGQDYSYSQPSSSSEFDTTSLLLAEAEAYADEAESTYTIEEPVQYPLQPEADEGIPTTCYCGAEPVVETSYTPRDPGRRYFSCVNVDDGDCHIWKWWDVAIMEEMRDAQRKIRLLKDQFFETDQKVAKLEKTVGLLRKKNSRVAKGVCLLVMVITVLILCWKSFRGFKPQRLNSRLSCQVRSCCCLIKTSSWSGALTVCIGSGKIAQPLGKDSMHVDIKTDNCPRGCSFTRSLDLARLFWSSRYIK